In a single window of the Gossypium hirsutum isolate 1008001.06 chromosome D02, Gossypium_hirsutum_v2.1, whole genome shotgun sequence genome:
- the LOC107908811 gene encoding purple acid phosphatase 2-like (The RefSeq protein has 1 substitution compared to this genomic sequence), whose product MSSSSSSVICSFVIVLALFFNSLLLCYGGKTSIYVRKEEKTVDMPLHSDVFQAPLGYNAPQQVHITQGDHVGKAVIVSWVTQDEPGSNTVVYWSEGSKEKMKAVGKISTYKYYNYTSGFIHHCTVKNLEYNTKYYYVVGEGTSMRKFWFTTPPEVGPDVPYTFGLIGDLGQTFDSNVTLTHYEKNPKNGQTMLFVGDLSYADNHPNHDNVRWDTWGRFVERSAAYQPWIWTAGNHEIDFAPEIGETKPFKPYTHRYHVPYRASQSTAPFWYSIKRASAYIIVLSSYSAYGKYTPQNQWIEQELPKVNRTETPWLIVLMHSPWYHSYNYHYMEAETMRVMYEPLLVQYKVDVVFSGHVHAYERSERISNIAYDLVNGKCSPVKDLSAPIYITIGDGGNIEGIANNMTVPQPEYSAYREASFGHAIFDIKNRTHAYYSWHRNHDGYSVQGDSTWVFNRFWHPVDESQ is encoded by the exons ATgagctcttcttcttcttcagtgatATGTTCTTTTGTTATTGTTTTAgctttatttttcaattcattgTTGTTATGTTATGGTGGAAAGACTAGTATCTACGTTAGGAAAGAGGAGAAAACTGTGGATATGCCCCTTCACAGTGACGTTTTTCAAGCTCCTCTTGGTTACAATGCACCTCAACAG gttCATATAACACAAGGCGACCATGTGGGGAAAGCTGTGATTGTTTCATGGGTGACCCAAGATGAACCCGGTTCAAATACAGTGGTTTATTGGAGTGAAGGTAGCAAAGAGAAGATGAAGGCAGTGGGGAAAATTAGTACTTATAAGTACTATAATTATACCTCTGGTTTCATTCATCACTGTACTGTCAAGAACTTGGAG tacAACACCAAGTATTACTATGTGGTTGGTGAGGGTACTTCAATGAGAAAATTCTGGTTTACAACACCTCCTGAAGTTGGACCTGATGTTCCTTACACATTTGGTCTCATTG GGGATCTCGGGCAGACTTTTGATTCGAATGTAACACTCACTCATTACGAAAAGAACCCAAAGAATGGTCAGACCATGTTGTTTGTTGGGGATCTTTCGTATGCTGATAACCATCCAAATCATGATAATGTTAGGTGGGATACGTGGGGAAGGTTTGTTGAGAGAAGTGCTGCTTACCAACCGTGGATATGGACTGCTGGAAATCACGAAATCGACTTCGCACCTGAAATC GGTGAAACAAAGCCGTTTAAGCCTTACACTCATCGATATCATGTTCCTTACCGAGCATCACAAAGTACTGCTCCCTTTTGGTACTCAATCAAGAGAGCTTCAGCATACATCATAGTGTTGTCTTCATATTCGGCATATGGTAAATACACTCCTCAGAACCAATGGATCGAACAAGAGCTACCGAAAGTTAACCGAACTGAAACACCCTGGTTAATTGTTCTAATGCATTCCCCATGGTATCATAGCTATAACTACCATTATATGGAAGCTGAAACCATGAGAGTAATGTATGAGCCATTATTAGTTCAGTACAAAGTCGATGTTGTATTTTCCGGTCATGTCCACGCCTATGAACGATCG GAGCGTATATCGAACATCGCATACGATCTCGTAAACGGTAAATGCAGTCCTGTGAAGGATCTATCTGCTCCTATTTACATAACTATCGGCGATGGAGGAAACATTGAAGGCATAGCAAACAA CATGACCGTCCCTCAGCCGGAGTATTCAGCTTATCGAGAAGCTAGTTTCGGTCATGCCATTTTCGATATAAAGAACCGGACTCATGCTTATTATAGTTGGCACCGCAACCATGACGGGTACGCCGTTCAAGGCGATTCGACGTGGGTTTTCAACCGATTCTGGCATCCAGTTGACGAGTCTCAATGA
- the LOC107908810 gene encoding purple acid phosphatase, with amino-acid sequence MVAVKVTSTNSLFSSASPCVVFFIVIAFVLSSAVLCDGGKTGVYARKPEKTGDMPLHSDVFRVPSGYNAPQQVHITQGDHVGKAVIVSWVTQDEPGSNTVVYWSENSNGKRKAEGKVKTYKFHNYTSGYIHHCIIRNLEYNTKYYYMVGDGDSIRKFRFTTPPRVGPDAPYTFGIIGDLGQTFDSNSTVAHYEQNPKKGQTVLYVGDLSYADNYPNHDNVRWDTWGRFIERSVAYQPWIWTVGNHELDFAPEIGETTPFKPYSNRYPVPYVESKSTSPFWYSIKRASAYIIVLSSYSAYGKFTPQYQWLQQEFPKVNRTETPWLIVLMHAPWYNSFNYPFMEGETMRVIYEPWFVKYKVDVVFSGHVHAYERSERVSNVAYNVVNGICTPVKDQSAPVYITIGDGGNMDGLVSNMSEPQPTYSAYRESSYGHAIFDIKNRTHAHYSWHRNHDGNPVEADSMWFFNRIWHRVDESSVSQ; translated from the exons atggtgGCGGTGAAGGTAACATCGACGAACTCTTTGTTTTCTTCGGCGTCACCGTGTGTTGTATTTTTCATTGTTATAGCTTTTGTTTTAAGCTCAGCAGTTTTATGTGATGGAGGAAAAACCGGCGTCTATGCCCGGAAACCGGAGAAAACCGGTGACATGCCCCTTCACAGTGATGTCTTTCGTGTTCCTTCCGGTTACAATGCGCCCCAACAG gtaCATATAACACAAGGTGACCATGTGGGAAAAGCAGTGATAGTTTCATGGGTGACCCAAGATGAACCCGGTTCAAATACAGTGGTTTATTGGAGTGAGAACAGCAATGGAAAGAGAAAAGCCGAAGGGAAAGTCAAAACTTATAAGTTTCATAATTACACCTCTGGTTATATTCATCACTGCATCATTAGAAATTTGgag TACAATACTAAGTATTACTATATGGTCGGCGACGGTGATTCGATTCGGAAATTCAGGTTTACGACACCTCCTCGAGTTGGTCCTGATGCCCCATACACATTCGGTATCATCG GGGATCTCGGGCAGACTTTTGATTCGAATAGCACGGTAGCTCATTACGAACAAAACCCGAAGAAAGGCCAAACGGTATTGTACGTGGGCGATCTTTCGTATGCAGATAACTATCCGAATCATGATAATGTAAGATGGGATACATGGGGAAGGTTTATCGAGAGAAGTGTTGCGTATCAACCGTGGATATGGACCGTTGGAAATCACGAACTCGACTTTGCCCCCGAAATC GGTGAAACGACGCCTTTTAAGCCATATAGTAATCGTTATCCAGTTCCATACGTAGAATCGAAAAGTACTTCTCCGTTTTGGTATTCGATCAAGAGAGCTTCGGCATACATCATAGTGTTGTCTTCGTATTCGGCCTACGGTAAATTCACTCCTCAGTACCAATGGCTTCAACAGGAATTTCCGAAAGTTAACCGGACCGAAACGCCATGGTTAATTGTTCTTATGCATGCTCCATGGTATAATAGCTTCAACTATCCTTTCATGGAAGGCGAAACCATGAGAGTAATATACGAACCATGGTTTGTGAAGTACAAAGTTGATGTCGTATTTTCCGGTCACGTCCATGCCTACGAACGATCT GAACGTGTATCGAACGTTGCGTATAACGTTGTAAACGGTATTTGCACTCCCGTGAAGGATCAATCCGCGCCTGTCTACATAACTATCGGCGATGGAGGCAACATGGATGGCTTAGTATCCAA CATGAGCGAGCCGCAGCCAACGTACTCGGCGTATCGAGAATCCAGTTACGGTCACGCCATTTTCGATATCAAAAACCGAACTCACGCTCATTATAGTTGGCACCGTAACCATGATGGAAACCCCGTCGAAGCAGATTCGATGTGGTTTTTCAACAGAATCTGGCATCGAGTTGATGAATCTTCTGTTTCTCAATAA